A genome region from Phoenix dactylifera cultivar Barhee BC4 chromosome 18, palm_55x_up_171113_PBpolish2nd_filt_p, whole genome shotgun sequence includes the following:
- the LOC103720618 gene encoding chaperone protein dnaJ 11, chloroplastic-like, with protein sequence MITPPSLACSQFLGARIPTPFFSPISKLRSSPRCAALHAPAMAADTGTLYDVLGLTARATGGDIKAAYRRLARACHPDVVGADRKGASADEFKRIHAAYATLSDPEKRADYDRRLAAATAIGRQQWSPRGPRPFSSSASSPSAATSFSGFARRTWETDQCW encoded by the coding sequence ATGATTACCCCGCCCTCTCTCGCTTGTTCCCAATTCCTTGGCGCTCGGATCCCGACTCCCTTCTTCTCCCCGATTTCCAAGCTCCGATCGTCCCCGCGCTGCGCTGCGTTGCACGCCCCGGCGATGGCGGCCGACACGGGGACGCTGTACGACGTGCTCGGTCTCACCGCTAGGGCCACCGGCGGGGACATCAAGGCGGCGTACCGGCGGCTGGCGCGGGCGTGCCACCCGGACGTGGTGGGGGCCGACCGGAAGGGGGCGTCGGCCGACGAGTTCAAGCGGATCCACGCCGCCTACGCCACCCTCTCCGATCCGGAGAAGCGCGCCGACTACGACCGCAGGTTGGCGGCGGCGACGGCTATCGGCCGGCAGCAGTGGTCGCCGCGCGGCCCGCGGCCGTTCTCCTCGTCCGCCTCGAGCCCATCGGCGGCGACCTCTTTCTCCGGCTTCGCTCGCCGGACGTGGGAGACGGACCAGTGTTGGTAG
- the LOC103720617 gene encoding uncharacterized protein LOC103720617, producing the protein MMGDGVKQILTKPIQLADQVTKWADETHLFKQECMEVKAKTERLAALLRQAARAELYERPARRIMDDTEQVLEKALSLVSKCRARGLMKRVFTIIPPGAFRKMCIQLDNSVGDVSWLIRVSTAAADDDFGHLGLPPIAQNEPILFLIWDQIATMITGSLDARADAAASLVSLARDNDRYGKLIIEEDGVGPLLRLVKEGRVEAQENAALAIGLLARDPESVEQMVLAGVCSVFAKVLKEGAMKVQAMVAWAVAELAANHPKCQDVFAQHNVIRLLVSHLAFETVQEHSKYAIPSKGMSIHSVVMANHAAVDHNSMPVDGPEQSQMQHPCGNQSQNSKNQMHKVIQSTMATNSSKTQSNATGTAGGPKHQQNASLNGTSIKGREFEDPATKAYMKAMAAKALWHLAKGNSAICKSITESKALLCFAVLLEKGADEVRYNSAMALMEICRVAEQDPDLRRSAFKPTSPAARAVVDQLLRIVEKAEYDDLLVPCIVALGCLSRTFRATETRIIGPLVRLLDEREGMDVKEATVALTKFACTENYLHVDHSKAIIDAGGAKHLVQLVYFGEQAQIPALILLCYIATHVPDSEALAQAEVLTVLEWSYKQAYMVQDRTVENLLHEAKTRLELYQSRSSRGYH; encoded by the coding sequence ATGATGGGGGATGGGGTGAAGCAGATCCTGACGAAGCCGATTCAGCTGGCGGACCAGGTGACGAAGTGGGCCGACGAGACGCACTTGTTCAAGCAGGAGTGCATGGAGGTCAAGGCCAAGACGGAGCGGCTCGCGGCGCTCCTCCGGCAGGCCGCCCGCGCCGAGCTGTACGAGCGGCCCGCCCGTCGCATCATGGACGACACCGAGCAAGTCCTCGAGAAGGCGCTGTCGCTCGTGTCCAAGTGCCGGGCGCGCGGGTTGATGAAGCGGGTGTTTACGATTATCCCGCCTGGGGCCTTCCGCAAGATGTGCATCCAGCTCGACAACTCCGTCGGCGACGTCTCCTGGCTCATCCGCGTCTCCACGGCCGCGGCCGACGACGACTTCGGCCACCTCGGCCTCCCCCCCATCGCCCAGAACGAGCCCATCCTCTTCCTCATCTGGGACCAGATCGCCACCATGATCACCGGCTCCCTCGACGCCCGCGCCGACGCCGCCGCCTCCCTCGTCTCCCTCGCCCGCGACAACGACCGCTACGGCAAGCTCATCATCGAAGAAGACGGCGTGGGGCCTTTGCTCCGTCTGGTTAAGGAGGGCCGGGTGGAGGCCCAGGAGAACGCCGCGCTCGCCATCGGCCTGCTCGCCCGCGACCCGGAGAGCGTCGAGCAGATGGTGCTCGCCGGCGTCTGCTCGGTCTTCGCCAAGGTCCTCAAGGAAGGAGCCATGAAAGTCCAGGCGATGGTGGCGTGGGCCGTGGCGGAGCTCGCCGCCAACCACCCGAAGTGCCAGGACGTCTTCGCCCAGCACAATGTCATCCGCCTCCTCGTGAGCCACCTCGCCTTCGAGACCGTCCAGGAGCACTCCAAGTACGCCATCCCCTCCAAGGGCATGTCCATCCACTCCGTCGTCATGGCCAACCACGCAGCAGTGGATCATAACTCCATGCCGGTAGATGGCCCGGAGCAGAGCCAGATGCAGCACCCCTGCGGGAACCAGAGCCAGAACAGCAAGAACCAGATGCACAAGGTGATACAGTCCACCATGGCCACCAACTCGAGCAAGACCCAGTCCAACGCCACCGGGACGGCCGGGGGCCCGAAGCACCAGCAGAACGCCTCGCTGAACGGCACCAGCATCAAGGGGAGGGAGTTCGAGGACCCGGCCACCAAGGCCTACATGAAGGCAATGGCAGCCAAGGCCCTGTGGCACCTCGCCAAGGGCAATTCGGCTATTTGCAAGAGTATCACCGAGTCCAAGGCTCTCCTCTGCTTCGCCGTGCTTTTAGAGAAGGGCGCTGATGAGGTCCGCTACAATTCAGCCATGGCTCTGATGGAAATCTGCAGGGTTGCCGAGCAGGATCCCGACCTCAGGAGGTCTGCATTCAAGCCCACCTCTCCGGCAGCTCGGGCTGTCGTCGACCAGCTCTTGAGAATTGTCGAGAAGGCCGAGTATGATGACCTCCTCGTGCCGTGTATCGTGGCGTTGGGCTGCTTGTCGAGGACGTTCCGGGCGACGGAGACCCGGATCATAGGGCCATTGGTGCGGTTGCTCGATGAGAGGGAAGGGATGGACGTGAAAGAGGCGACGGTGGCCCTGACTAAATTTGCATGCACTGAGAATTACCTCCATGTCGATCACTCGAAGGCCATCATCGATGCTGGCGGCGCGAAGCACCTTGTCCAGCTCGTCTACTTTGGCGAGCAGGCTCAGATTCCAGCATTAATCCTGCTGTGCTACATTGCCACTCATGTGCCCGATAGCGAGGCGTTGGCCCAAGCCGAGGTCCTTACTGTGCTCGAGTGGTCATACAAACAGGCATACATGGTGCAGGACCGGACGGTGGAGAATTTGTTGCATGAGGCCAAGACTAGGTTGGAGCTTTACCAGTCCAGAAGTTCCAGAGGTTACCATTGA
- the LOC103720621 gene encoding glycine-rich protein 2-like produces the protein MANGSGRLKGTVKWFNGAKGFGFITPDDGGEDLFVHQSSIKAEGYRSLAEGEAVEFAIAEGEDGRTKAVDVTGPDGSSVQGGGRRDGFGGGGGRGYGGGYEFDGGAGRSGGVRGGGYGGGGGGGACYNCGETGHLARDCYKGGGGGGGGGGGAACYSCGETGHLARDCYRVGGGGGAACFKCGETGHLARDCYSGGGGGSCYTCGEMGHFARECPSAK, from the coding sequence aTGGCCAACGGGAGCGGTCGATTGAAAGGGACGGTGAAGTGGTTCAACGGGGCGAAGGGGTTCGGCTTTATCACGCCGGACGACGGGGGCGAGGACCTCTTCGTTCACCAGTCGTCGATCAAGGCGGAGGGCTACCGGAGCCTCGCGGAGGGCGAGGCCGTGGAGTTCGCCATCGCCGAGGGCGAAGACGGCCGCACCAAGGCAGTCGATGTCACCGGCCCTGATGGATCCAGCGTCCAGGGCGGCGGCCGAAGGGATGGATTTGGAGGCGGAGGCGGCCGTGGTTATGGAGGGGGGTACGAGTTTGACGGTGGCGCAGGCAGGAGCGGCGGAGTGAGAGGAGGGGGttacggcggcggcggaggtggTGGCGCCTGCTATAACTGCGGTGAGACTGGTCATCTGGCTAGGGATTGCTAtaaaggcggcggcggcggcggcggcggcggaggtggTGCCGCCTGCTACAGCTGCGGTGAGACTGGTCACCTGGCTAGGGATTGCTATAGAGTCGGCGGCGGAGGTGGTGCCGCTTGCTTTAAATGCGGTGAAACTGGTCACTTGGCTAGGGATTGCtatagcggcggcggcggtggatcATGCTACACCTGCGGCGAAATGGGTCACTTCGCTAGGGAATGCCCTAGCGCGAAGTGA